ATAGCGGGTatcagggctggggaggagaagggggaaaagctGTTTACTTCTTGATCTTTCACAGGACTTTGCTTGAAGATAATCCAGGTGGAATCATTCTTAGTACTGATGATTACTTTTATAAACATGGACAATACCATTATGATCCTGATTGCTTAGGGGAAGCACACGACTGGAACAGGAAACGAGGTGAATAAATAATGGATTAGCTTGCTTGTTTACAGTTCAGTGCTTGTGTGCTGTTTAAAAAGCTGCCTGTCTTGTAATGCCTGTGTCACAGGACAAGCATTTATCTCATCatggaagtattttttaatgtgtgtgtgGAGAAAGAATATGAGCACAAACTTAGAAGTCATCTGTCCATTGTGTGTTTTGCAATTAGAAATGCTAGTGTCCTtgtcaaaatactgttttgtcCTCAGATTTCGTCATGGTATGTATTTTGGGTTGTGTCCCATTTCTGGAGTGGTAATCTGTACCATCtcccagaaatatttcttctgagaTGAGcctttatatatgcatatgcaaTACATAATGAGGATGTTGATACAAATAACACTTACACTGATCTTTTCCTgctcttgattattttttctcttgagcACTAAATTGTTGgcaaagttaaaacaaaattacaagAGCAAGACGgaataaatgaattttttttttccgtaaTCAGTATATTTTTTGATCGTGGATCCCACTAAGCTCACCATAGAATAactatttttaagcttttatttgCTAAATTTGGACCATGATCACTTTTCTACTGTCAAATTTCTAACCAGTGGAGAAATGGgttgataagaaatgtgtgatTCAACGATAACTTTGATTGTTCAGATGCATTGTAACATAGCTACAGAAACATGGTGCTGCATCTCAAAGCTAGTGAATCTAAACATTTCATTACTGTGTATttaaattacaataatttttttgctttttcatattttatacaGTTTACAGAGTGGACTTATCTTAAGACTGTTATAAACACAAGAGTTTTGTATGCAACAAAGAAGTCCACTTTAAGGTGATCATGTAGtattttttagtttaatttacTGATTGATTAGACATCTTGGTGCATTTTACATCTGCATTTTCATTCCTTATTTATCATACATACGTTAATTCAAAAGAATAATGTCATATCTCTGTAGCTTTACATGTGAGGGggcatttctaaaataaaggAGGGCCTTGAAACAGATTAAGCTGTGGGAAGAGTTCTTTTCACAGTGGTTAATCATTATGgatctacttaaaaaaatattacaaatttaGAGAATTAGTATAAATGTTACGTTTCCACCCTATTATAATGAAATTAACTATATCACATTCTTTTGTACATGTGTGTCTTTCAGCCAAAGAAGCATTTGAAATGAGAATCTCTCCTATAATAATAGACAACACAAACATACAAGCATGGGAGATGAAGCCTTACGTTACTTTGGTTAGTATTACCATATGATCAATGTGAAAAGGGATTACGGACCAGCATGGCAACACCccatgttttaaaatgagattgtCTTTCTCAGTCTAGCTGTTATTCCACAAGGAAGTCTGCagtcaaaaaaaacaaagtgttaCATGGAATCATATTACCCAGTGTCATATTCTGTGCACGTCTGAATATCGACCTGGCCTAGTTTCCAAGTGATGAAGCCAAGTGCTATGCacttgggagaaaaaataaatattgttgaGGAAACTGAGTTCTGTTCCTCTTTTATATAATCAGTAAAATTATaagctacttttaaaatataatcagCACTAATTAATAAGAGTGATGTTTGATGCTCCATGTAACTTGAAAGCTCAGTCTTAGTTTCATCCTAAATATGGCATAAGAGGCAGATACCAGCTGAGCAGTTGGAGGGCTAGAGTTATTAAATGTTGGTAGTGTGCTTGAAGTTATACAGATTTACTTAATTTACTTATTGAAGTGATGTAATCAAATTAGTGCACCTGCACTATTTTGTGTTAGTAGTGTAGTGCTTTTATTTAGTGACTACAAGTGACCAGCTTTTTTTTAGTACTAGGTAAATGCAATCTACATTTAACTTCCAAAGTTATGTTTAATGATTTAAATAACTTGGTGAACTCTGTTATAGGTTTCTCATACTCCAGTTTTCTGGAGCTTTTCATCTTTTCGCTTAATAATTTCTAAGTGGGCATCAGCACTTTTAGACTCTAGCTCTTGTTTTGCTGTTGATCGTTTGTCATTTTGGTagttttaatagtttttttgtGCTTACAGAACTGCATTATTCTATAAAATTGCTTCTGATTGGAAGAAATACTATAAAGTACATCTGGGATTTCTCCTACAATGGTATAGAAACACAGCAGAGAGTGTAATACGTAGAACTGACAGCTTTTGAGCAGATATTCTACATATGCTGCATGtggtaatcatagaatcatagaatggtttgggttggaagggaccttaaagatcatctagttccaacccccctgccacaggcagggacacctttcctctagaccaggttgctcaaagccccatccaacctggccttgaacactgccagggagggggcagccacagcttctctgggcagcctgttccaatggaATTAATAGATTAGTGAACAGTGGGATTTAATACAGATAATATAATTCaataaatttattaataaaagttATCCTTGCATTTATTAACAATTGTCAGATTAACAGTTCTTTCATAAATTAAGTCCTTGATTTTGCTATATAACTGAAATGAAGATAACAACAAAAGTTCTTCAAGGAAGTGCAGGTTTTGGTAAggtaataagattttttttttttctgaaaacaggagCGGTGAGAAATGGCACAGTACTCACAGTGTTTCTCCTGATTATGTCAGGAGGAGACTAGACCATATAAGCATCATTTACGTGCAGCTCACTCAAGTTTTCCGTATGGTAGGAAGGCTGTCCACAACAGCTGTGTTAATGTAACGGAATTGCTTGTTTTGGACCTGGCTCGCATCTGGTCAGCTCTGAACATAAGCAGTGAGCTTTTCTCTGTCATGGAGAGGCTGTGTAGACATGTGCATACTCTACCTCAAAAGAGGAGATGTTCTGCAGTCTTGACTCAGAGGAGGTAGAGCATAAAAGGGATGATataaaatagtgatttttttttttttctgtgatcatGGAATGTGCTTAATTTTACAGTAAGAGATGCatatacatgtttttaaaaatctccatttATATAATCAGAAGTGAAACACTGAACAAAAGTATGTTATTCCAAATGTTTAATTGgtttcaaaaaatacaaaaaccagCTTTAAAGAAGCAGGCTGTACATGTTGTGTGCTTTTCTCATAGAAATAAGAAATGGGTGATGTGGCTTGTTCTGTTTcatatctgtttttttcaggctcAGCAGTTCAAATACAAAGTCATGTTCCGAGAACCAGACACTTGGTGGAAGTTTAACCCAAAAGAACTTGAAAGGTAAGGATGTAAAGGAGAATTTCATATTAGATTGTATATCTTTCACAGTCTATTAACTATGATTTTCAAAAAGGTATCGCTTAGTAGAGTGGCTGGTGAAATAGCAAGATATCAGTTAAGATTTTTGTGATAATAAGTAGCTTTAATAATTTTGTCCTACAATGTTAACTTTTGTGGGATTTTATATGTagtatgaggtttttttctgtaactttaaTTACATACAAAAGATACTATTAGCAATAGATAGTATGTAATGTTTTCATGATTGCaattgttttgcatttgagGTACAGTGACTGCTCCTTTGGGTTTCTGAGGTTGCAAAAATTAGGTCGGGTTGGGGCTGTTTTTGCATGGGGCTGATCTGTTGCCTTACTTGAAATGTTTCTGCTGTCACTGAGTTTAAGGCAATGAGCACCTCATGGCCTGAGAGGGACAAACCCCTGTGCATCACCATTGTTGTTTACCTCTTCTATAGCAGGACCTTCTACACGGTCATAGAGCCGTTACTTAGAGCCAAAATAGGCAAGACATAAACCCTATGTAAGTGAATGATAAGGTAGCTAGAAAATTGGCTGGACGCCACGTTCAAAGGGTATGATCAGTGGTTCGAAGTCCTAGAGGAGGCTGATGTGCCTCTGGGATGAATACTAGGGCCACTGCTATTTAATGTACTTTCTATGACTTGGATGTTGGGACAGAGTGTACTCTCAGCAGATTGGCACATGATACTGAGTAGTTTGTTCAGCCTTTAGAAGAGAAAGTTAAGGAAGGATCATATTGTTGTCTTCAGCTACCTTTTTGGAGGTTATAGAGAAGACTAAAAAGATCTCTTCTGAGAATTGTGTAGGGATAGGACAAAATAAACATAAGCAAGTTGGAACTTGGGAAATATtgattacaaaaataaacccaaaacaaacaaaaaaacccaccaaaacttAGTTGAAAGGGTGGTCAGGCACTGAAGGAGGCTGCCTAGAGAGTTTGCAGACTTTCAGTCattagagatattcaaaatttgCAAGGCTAAGCTCTGTGCAACCTGATCTATCTGTACGTCCTCTGAGTAGGAGGCTGGACTATGtaacctccagaggtccctttcaacgTAAATTATTTCATGATTTCATAATATCTGTTGTCATCTGAATTTGCATGCTTAGCTTCAGGTTGGCCACTTTTCAAGCAAGGTaaggattattttctttcctaaaatagaacttaaacattttctcctgtgccttcaatttctgttttgtcataCTTGGCAGGATTCACTTGTTCTAGGTGGAACTGCTGCAGCGCACATTGCTAGCTGGTGTTCAACAAAGTCAGTGACAGTTCCTAACCAAAGGGTGTCTAAAATAATAGGTGAACAGGTTTTCCTCAAGGCTCAAGGAGTTCTTATTTTAGCAAAACCGGAGAAGGAAGACTGAATTCAGAAATCTTCTGTACCCAGTTTGATATCCTGCATCACTGTCAGGATCTGATATGATGTGTTTCTGATACTTATTTGAAAAAGATGCATTATTGGTGCAGTTTTAGATTTTAGTATTAAGCAAAGCATCCTATTGCAGAACAGGGCCGCCAGGTGAGGTGGAGAAGTCAAGTGGAGCTGCAATTTGTCTGAGATTCTCTCTTTGGAATGCCTTAGTGCACTGATTCAGAAAGAATTGCTGTTTCACAGCTTTTGCTGTGGCCCCCTGAATACTCTAATTAGTCTTGCTGTAAACTTATTATCattaaattattcttaaattatTCTGTTCTGTCATTGTAATATAcaaatctgaaatgtttctttttcatttttttttctttaattcctaGGCGAAACATTCATGGTGTATCTAAAGAAAAGATCAAAAGAATGTTGGAACGGTATGAACGCTGCCTTACTGTTAGTTCAATATTGGATTCTTCAGTCCCAGACAAATCAGAAGCTGCTGGATGGAGTGAAGATCCTTATCAGGAGGAAAGCCATGGGTTAGATTCTTTTACTAGCTTTGTAGTCTCCTGTAAAAGGCTAAAAATCCAAACTTCGTAGCAACGGAACCTGGATAATGCTGTTGAACAGtgaatgcattaaaaaatattagttaaatagtaaaaagaaatacactacatacttttcttaatttttaagaatttcagGATTTCTAGAAAAGAGCAGTTGTGGGGGTCTAGTGAGTTTTCCGATGCTTTTTGAAAACCTCCCAGTATGGCTGTATGTTACTTTTCAATAAGCCAGTCTTAATTGAGTTTCtcttattttagaaatgtgCCGTTGAATGTGTGTTGTAGatacaaaacacttaaaatccataaaatgcttttcagaagaaTGTAGTCCCAAATATGAGCAAATTACTATTTCTGAGTCTGTGTGTTGGTATTAGATGATGTCTTTGTGGTAGAAGGTGGATCCTTCGTGCAGTGGTAACGAGTTTTCTACTTGCTCTTGAGTGTATTTAATTTAGACTTGTCTAGATTTGCTGGTTGTATACACAACTGTTTTGTAGTGGCTAATCTGCATAATGCTGTATACACATCATAACAATGCATAGGAAATCAGATTTTATTGtagttattattttgtttggtttttgcatGCTTTTATTGTATTTGAAATGAAGTGGGCATTGATAATTAATGGCATGTAGTTGATTGATTGTGAAAAATGTTATGAGAAGAAATGGCACATCCTCTCCTAGTTAACTTTGAGACTTTCTTTAGCATTGAGGCATCACGAGAGCGCAACGGTCAGTAAATAAAAGCGTATTTACCAGGTTTGCTGGGGAATGGGGGAAAATAGACTCCTGAGAAAGTATTCTTAGCCCCATGCTGaagtgaaaaagagatactTACCAAGGAAACTTCTGCTTTGCTTAGCTCCTTTTTTATAAAGGAGTGCTGAGGTTTGGGCTAAGTTGtcttaaatttgttttcctctcacTAGAGTTCTGGATGATTAGTGTCCTGAAAGGTGTTTTCTGGCCTGTAATTTGAAAACCTTGAATAGCCaagccaaaattaaaaatatggacAAGTTCTTAAAGAAGGTTTGAAATGGGTTTATCTTTCATTCCAGTTTGTCTTTCAGAAAGAGAGAGGCACATTCTGatgtaaaggaagaaaaaccttttgCTTCTGATGTGGAGACTCGTGAATTAGCTGAAGATGATAAAACTTTTCCCAGTACTTCTCTAACATTAGAAGGTAACTGTGATCctgaacattttcagaaagaggaaaaagaaatggaagataaCTCAGTGGAACACAATTCTGAGAAGAGCACTGTTCAGGATGACTTGGATGTTTATTTATCAGATTCTGTAGAAAAAGAACTGTccttggagaagaaagaagaaaagggagaaaaaataggaaaaaatactgaaacagaaatggaTGAGGTCGATGTGACCACAACTGAAAAGTCTGCATGCTTGGATACAGGAGGAGTTGAGGAACACAGTGATAACAACATTCTCAAAGTTCAGACTGAAGGTGAGCAGTCTGGTGAAATGTGTACAGTACCAGAATCAACACAGAGTAGTAACATAGTGGAACCAAGCAGTTTGACTTTTGACATGTCAGGAAAACCAGAACTACTAAACTTTCTGGGTGACTGGCCTGTAGAACAAACAATGGGACAGAGAGTCAAAAGAGCTAGAAGACTAGAAAAGTCTTCTCTGAAGAGAGATAAGGACGGTAAAACTCCCAGTCAGGAGCATCCTGAGTTAGGTAAAGAGCAAGCAGACTTGCGTGGGACCTGTACAGTTGAAAAAcgacatgaggaagaaaatctAGCCTCTAGCTGTTCCTCTGTTAGTTCAGATAAAGTTACACTGGAATTGCAAATGATAGGACATTGGCCTGTCTCAGGCTCATTAGAACAGAGACAGCAAAGGTCAAGGAGAATGAGAAAGACAAGTCTAAATCAGTCTGATGAAGGTAGAAATACTGAAGGTGATATTAATAGAAATGCTCTTGAGACTGTAGATGTGCTTCGTGGGACGCCTGTAAACACTGTAGAGCAACCAGATACAAAAAGTTTGCATGTGCACCAACCCGAAACAGTaggtgagaaaaaaacccagcaaaataAGAGAATGAGGAAACATCACAAATTAGCCCTCACTTTTACAAACAACAATTTGCCCCATCCCAAAGAAGAGGAACACTTGTCTATGCTtaacacagcagaagagaaacatgACCCGTGCTCATGTAGACATAAAAGCAGCCATTCACAGACTGAATCACAGGACTTTGCTCTCCTGTGgagattagaaaataaaatgctttttcctgAGACTACCAAAATATTGCATGGCAGACTAGATGGCTTCCAACCCAAAGATGTAGATAATGCCTCAGATTCTCAGGAGAAGATACCCTATCGAGTTACGTATGATAAAAGTACATTTGTGGAAGAAAGTGAACTTACCAATATTGATGAGTCTGAAACGCTAAATATGCTGTGTAAGCTCTTTGAGTCTGTTTCATTTGAAGCTCTGAAAGATTTGTATGAAAGATGTAACAAAGACATAGACTGGGCTACAGGTCTGCTGTTAGACTCTGACGAAAAGTTATGCAAAGATGTGTATACTGAATGCTTTCAAGTAAAGGAAGCTGAGCCAGTTATCGCAGGCCTTGATTTCAAGGCAAGTGCAAACTATGGTGAAAATCTCAAAGATTGTGAACAAATGCCGCAAATAATTGGGACTGGTGATATCTATGAACCTTCAGAAGACAAGAACTCATCACTCAACATTGCAGAAAGTAGGACTGTGAACGCAACAGTGACAGATGGTGATGTGTCTGACTTGTTGACTGCTACCTCATTGAATGATTCAGCGGAACTGAAAAATTCTGGAGATGCAGCCCCTAGAACTGACgcaggcagctcagcagcaggcaTCCTTGAGCCATTcatttcaggaaagcagaagatagAGTCTGAGAGTCCCGGTGAAGAAACTATAAATAAGCCATCAGTCTCACAACTTGATGCAGGTTTATGTATACCTATGACTTTGCCTCATGGTCCTAACACAACTTCTACCGATTTGAAATTAGAATTAAATAATGAAAGTGACAGTGACCCTTCAGAAAGCAATGCAGAGAATTCCAAAGCGACTGCTACATTACTGGAAATGGATCATGCACCTCTGGTGGGTCCTAGGAGTGATAAAGAACTGGAGACAGATAAAGAAACCCAGGGGACTTCTAGGGAGATATGTgataaagaagaaattgaaacTCCAGGCTGGGATGAAACTAAAGCCAAGATACAAAGCCCTGTACCAGCATCAGGTGCAGCCTTCAATATAGATTGCCTGGAACTAACATTACCTCCTGAGCTGGCACTCCAGTTGAGAGAAATATTTGGGCCTGTTGGCATTGATGCAGGTATGGGCataattatatacatatttttaagaaaaaactcaGTTTGGGTAAAGAAAACCTTTCTTCCTTtgcctgtgctttttttcccttcatgctTGTTTTTTAGGGAACAGATTTGCACAATTCCTCATGATACTGTTGCTTGTTTTTGTTAATCCAAAAATGGAACTGAACTAAGCGtggcaaaaaatataaatgcagtAGTGCTACCTTCTGCCTTTGTCCTTTTGTATATGCACATACTTtaaaagcataagaaaatatattggCTTATTTGCGTTTTGAGCAGCAGGCTTTTGAGCCTATATTCAAACTCTGAAGGGATATTAAGATTATGAGGAAGATGCAAATTATGACTGgttaggaaaagagaaagaaaaaagaaagctttaggCATCGGTTaaatggggaaggagaagatgaaTGGTTTAGAGAGAAGATAAATCGCAGGTATACTTAAAGGTGAAAACAGACTAGGTTGCTGAGAGACTATGATGAAGGAAGCCATAAGCAGCTTGAATATGCATCACAAAAGTTACAGACCTGatagaaaaagggagaaaagaaaacaaggaatatataatttgtttttctcccctcccctcccctcccctcccctcccctcccctcccctcccctcccctcccctcccctcccctcccctcccctcccctcccctcccctcccctcccctcccctcccctcccctcccctctttctctcttctctttctctcttctctttctctcttctctttctctcttctctttctctcttctctttctctcttctctttctctcttctctttctctcttctctttctctcttctctttctctcttctctttctctcttctctttctctcttctctttctctcttctctttctctcttctctttctctcttctctttctctcttctctttctctcttctctttctctcttctctttctctcttctctttctctcttctctttctctcttctctttctctcttctctttctctcttctctttctctcttctctttctctcttctctttctctcttctctttctctcttctctttctctcttctctttctctcttctctttctctcttctctttctctcttctctttctctcttctctttttcttctctttttcttctctttttcttctctttttcttctctttttcttctctttttcttctctttttcttctctttttcttctctttttcttctctttttcttctctttttcttctctttttcttctctttttcttctctttttcttctctttttcttctctttttcttctctttttcttctctttttcttctctttttcttctctttttcttctctttttcttctctttttcttctctttttcttctctttttcttctctttttcttctctttttcttctcttttcctctctccttttttatttcttttttattttttgttttttgttttttcttcctccccccccttcctccccccccttcctccccccccttcctccccccccttcctcccccccttcctcccccccttcctccccccccttcctccccccccttcctcccccccccttcctcccccccttcctccccccccttccccttccccttccccttccccttccccttccccttccccttccccttccccttcccctgccccttccccttccccttccccttccccttccccttccccttccccttccccttccccttccccttccccttccccttccccttccccttccccttccccttccccttccccttccccttcccctttttcctgaaGATTACTTGATGTGAAACCCTGGATACCTGATTTATTCGTGGGTTTGACTGCTGGCCTCTTTGCCTTCCATGCTTacctcctcaaaaaaaaaaaaaagtttgttttgatAGCAGAAGGGTGTTTTATTATGTCTGAAATATGCCCTGCCTTTTTGTTTGATACATATGTACTTCTTgcccttttatttttgaaagaatacaATTCAGAGAAACAATTTCAAAAAGATCTTCTAGGGAAAAGATCTATCATTATGATACCATGATAATTCCTGCCGTTGCCGTTAGAGTTAGAGGGGATACTTGGAGTTTGCTTGTCTGAGTTTGTGATTAAAAGGGGGGATGTGACTGCTGTTGGGCAGTGGCAAGTATGTTGTTACATAAAAGCAGTTGCCCGTAGATTGCAATAAAACAGGGGGAATCACAGTTCCATGAATGCAACTGTGGTTGTAAATTATCAGTGGCTTTGTAAAAGAAGATTCTgctagaaaaatggaaaaatcaggaggaaaaatgtagttttcagGTAGCGACATTTCAACAAGATACAATTAACGTTAACTTGTTTTTTCCTACCCTTTCTGAGTTTTTGAACACCGGATAATGAATTCTGTGtggaatgcctttttttttttttttttttttttttttttttttttttttttttttttaacttggcagTTGCGgaaatttttttctggcatGACAGTTTGTGTAGAATCTCCAGAATTCAAATTAATAAGTCTAGGCTACTGTACTTTAATTGCTTAGATAACTTTTTATAGAATGCTttaatgaatgtattttctttcttccataaGGATCACTAACTGTTGAGGATTGTGTGGTTCATATTGATCTGAATTTGGCAAGAGTGATtcatgaaaaatggaaagagtCTATTCTGGTTAGTAGATTTCTTGCTTATGATATGGTATGGCAAAAGAAGGATCATAATGCACAATTTCACTACAAGATTGATCAAAAATTCCACTGGACAAAAATCATCACTGGCTTTTTAGCATGTAAGAAGAGTTCTTTTATGAATAATTATGTATACAAAACATCTCCATGTACATTACTTGAGAAGAGTTCTTTAACCTCCATTCCTTCATAGCCTTATGAAACTTGGAATGCTTTTTGgcaaaatttttatttagtttgttTAATTAAGGTTATGAAGTCTTAGCAGTGGGGCATGTTCCTCTAATTTGATGTGTTTTGGAAAGATAGAACTATCTTTTAAGCGTCActttggaattatttttcttaaatatattgcttttaaaatatccaaTCTTTGAGAAGTACTGTGAGACATTATTTTGAAGCTGGTTTACTTAGAAGCTAACACTTGCGAAGTTTCACTGCAAAATTTATAGCTTATAACATTCAtggttttactgtttttatttagaaGCGTCAGAGGAGAGATGAATCATGTAAGTTATCTGCAGAAGGTATGTTACGTATTTTTCTTAGTTGTAAAAATACTTAATTctcattataaaaatatttaattctttgaAACTTGAGTAAGGTTGCAAATATTCTGTCTATTGAAAAATGATGGATTCATTTATTAAGCTAAGCTTTTATTTATTGCCCTTGGTTCCATTTATCATATTTCTTACGGAGGTGTGGTAGGAAAAAGGAGTTAATTATAAGCAGAATCACTAGTCCCAGGTAGATGCAAGCAAAAAGCCTATCATTTTGTGTACTTCAGAGAACTTTAGAGAAGCTCTGGCTGGATCAGACAGCTGTTTGGTAGGACTTCTGTAATctctgtggcaagaaaaggAGTGGCCAGAGAATTACTAGCAGAATAAGATTTCGGCAGGTGAGGAAAGGAGGTCAGGAATACAACATTCACACGTTGTTGTCCTTGTCAGAGGAATTGATTGTAGCAGGAGGATGTATGTCCTTGTTCAAAAAGTGTTAAAATCTCTAGCAATCTGCTTTTCATTCAGTTCCTACAAGAAATGTCCCTCTACAGCAGAACCCCACTACTTTTGCATGGGATCTGGTTGAAGACTTGGATTGCAGTGGGGGTGCAAACTCTCCACTCGAATGACCAAACAGTGCTGTTAGCATTAACTTGTAGAAGTGTAAAACCAGATTGTTAAGCATCTGTCCTTAAGTTGTAGAGGAAAGGCAGGTAAACATGTAAACACATGAGTCAATAATACcttataaaagcaaacaaacctcCCCACTTAACATATGTGCGAGGTAGTTACAGCTGTAAGATATGTTTTGGCACTTGAAAATTTGGGGAGGGAGTCTgatagttttgcttttgttttgcaaaatagaTAAAGATGACCAGTCTTTGGAAAATAGAAGTGAGGAAGGTGAAAACAatgtgttgttttctgttttagcattcataatattattttaacaaaaccCAAACGATCTAGGTTGAAAAACTTGTCTTAATTATTTTGGCTTTGCTTGTGTAAATAAGctaataattgttttatttgtcacctcatttttattgcttttgaagGTCCCACTGTGATTCAGCAGATACATACAGATGACTCAGAAATGCTGTTATCTCAGAATGCAGAcagtaaaatacagaagaaaaaaccaAGCTGGGTTTCAGGCTCATCTAATGACATACAGACTAAAAAACTAGCCACATcggacttttttccttttatgaatCACTGGAATGCTCAGATTCAGAAAGTTTCTCTCAGACAAATAATTTCCGAAGAAATAGCTATGCAGGAGAAACAGGACCTGGTATGGATAGCACCAGTTTTTTTATGCAGTTTAAATTCATTACTATTAATGAAGCAGAATATGTCTGATCTGGTGACTCATCTTTGTGCTGCTGATTACAGCCT
The sequence above is drawn from the Nyctibius grandis isolate bNycGra1 chromosome 6, bNycGra1.pri, whole genome shotgun sequence genome and encodes:
- the N4BP2 gene encoding NEDD4-binding protein 2 isoform X4 encodes the protein MPRRRKTGGSPSRKNGNSDRIAIAVSQGDPSHLVSQAVHSVNKEELFNSMSEMFSDLDPSVVYMVLTECDFKVENAMDYLLELSTHAKGVASSKTLSFDSVATSSALVNQQRSVTNERMGESTAEQSNSEEEKEKVLSPDVQLTEELDSLIENAFQRCSLSDELPNSANDQIVHKHSVEHNGFNEFPEWEKSDSGCNVLLFLQQTGTNNEVLEKCCCSQPPVSQLSVQTSSPAASDTFAQILEDSDLSEIHVQHDVASEVYKQSNGEICGNSEQTQDTVLDQKSVTAASDESSQRPPELGVAVTGNLNSGCLEQHEEVVTAFNSHQNTSLPEMYVSLETSSFKTPKSAYFQQTQQGYNVNFSTLSCQPQQHWNLMAPVFYPSSGSHSFVTPVAVSPGQWRPVSDYRTLEKGRFFSSPVVSNAWDSNPSLKVWGNQDRNSKLNLSQAQQPSVCHMMRKKMHLIGQVLVLLRGVPGSGKSYLARTLLEDNPGGIILSTDDYFYKHGQYHYDPDCLGEAHDWNRKRAKEAFEMRISPIIIDNTNIQAWEMKPYVTLAQQFKYKVMFREPDTWWKFNPKELERRNIHGVSKEKIKRMLERYERCLTVSSILDSSVPDKSEAAGWSEDPYQEESHGLSFRKREAHSDVKEEKPFASDVETRELAEDDKTFPSTSLTLEGNCDPEHFQKEEKEMEDNSVEHNSEKSTVQDDLDVYLSDSVEKELSLEKKEEKGEKIGKNTETEMDEVDVTTTEKSACLDTGGVEEHSDNNILKVQTEGEQSGEMCTVPESTQSSNIVEPSSLTFDMSGKPELLNFLGDWPVEQTMGQRVKRARRLEKSSLKRDKDGKTPSQEHPELGKEQADLRGTCTVEKRHEEENLASSCSSVSSDKVTLELQMIGHWPVSGSLEQRQQRSRRMRKTSLNQSDEGRNTEGDINRNALETVDVLRGTPVNTVEQPDTKSLHVHQPETVGEKKTQQNKRMRKHHKLALTFTNNNLPHPKEEEHLSMLNTAEEKHDPCSCRHKSSHSQTESQDFALLWRLENKMLFPETTKILHGRLDGFQPKDVDNASDSQEKIPYRVTYDKSTFVEESELTNIDESETLNMLCKLFESVSFEALKDLYERCNKDIDWATGLLLDSDEKLCKDVYTECFQVKEAEPVIAGLDFKASANYGENLKDCEQMPQIIGTGDIYEPSEDKNSSLNIAESRTVNATVTDGDVSDLLTATSLNDSAELKNSGDAAPRTDAGSSAAGILEPFISGKQKIESESPGEETINKPSVSQLDAGLCIPMTLPHGPNTTSTDLKLELNNESDSDPSESNAENSKATATLLEMDHAPLVGPRSDKELETDKETQGTSREICDKEEIETPGWDETKAKIQSPVPASGAAFNIDCLELTLPPELALQLREIFGPVGIDAGSLTVEDCVVHIDLNLARVIHEKWKESILKRQRRDESCPTVIQQIHTDDSEMLLSQNADSKIQKKKPSWVSGSSNDIQTKKLATSDFFPFMNHWNAQIQKVSLRQIISEEIAMQEKQDLIMVHFTIQNRVPSMARKDCAAKLKEKQLFEMFPTINQNFLMDIFKDNNYSLGQTEQFLNCVLEADPVKTVIAQESVQQNETVSSYSAAKNREKKVKKSKEEDDPLSEVFQEFEYPQYDDLRAEAFCHQQKRQECLKKAGEAYRMGMKPVAAFYAHQGRLHEQKMKEANHAAAMQIFEKANSSLLPVNVLDLHGLHVDEAVNHLSRVLQEKSEEYQQTGGKPYLCVITGRGSHSQGGVARIRPAAIRYLTSHNFRFTEIKPGCLKVMLN